gggagccgtatcaaggttaccctagttctcatactactactgagtatcacaacagcgccatatccaatatggcgaacattccttattttgtagcgatttcgctcggtggtgttccctattgatctgacattttcgatcgattttcaaagatatttattatgcattctccagcttctttcgcttctgagaagttgagtattgaatctttacaatttgtgtttttagttctttttttctaaggaaaaaaagtaatttctaaTATTTAATTTGTCCTAATGCCGAAAAAAACTGAAAACTGTAtaagctcttccaggaggacactccaaaatcaaaccattgttctctagtcttagatagagccatagcctctgtaccatggtcatctactgtcttgggttagagttctcttgcttgagggtacacttgagcacgctattctatctaattactctccctcttgttttattgagtttttatagtttgtataagaaatattcatttcaatgatgttactgttcttgcaatattcaatttttccttgtttcctttcctcactgggctattttccctgttggggcccctgggcttatagcatcctgcttttccaactaggattatagcttagcatgtaataataataataataataataataataaaaattataataataatattaataataataatactaataatattaataataataataataataataacaataataataataattataataataataataataataataataataacaataaaaataataataataataaaaataatgataataataataataataataagaagaagaagaagaagaagaagaagaagaagaagaagaagaagaagaagaagaagaagaagaagaagaagaggaagaagaagaagaagaagaatctggaaatatataaaattgatCGTAAAGAGAGAAAAAGTGATAGACGGGTGAATAGATATTGAATGAGAGAATCGTGTAATTTCGGGATCAGCCATTTCTATGATGGATGAAATTGAAAGATGAATGAATTCTATTGTGGTTAAGAGCTTATTGCTCGTAAGGTACAAAAATGGAAATTTCAGCATATaggaatatagatataaaatacttTTAACTTCGTAAAATAGCTATGctcacatttgaatatatatacatacatatatatatatatatatatatatatatatatatatacttatatatatatatatatatatatatacttatatatatatatatatatatatatatatatatatatatacttatatatatatatatatatatatatatatatatatatatatattcatatatatatatatatatatatataaaaaatatatatacatatatatatatatatatatatatatatatatatatatatatatttatctatatatatatatctatatctatctatatatatatatgtatatatatatatatatatatatatatatatatatatatatatatactccggtTAAGAATAACATTGtgaattaattcattattttctaagcctatccatagtctttgtaccatggtcttccactgtcttgggatagagttttcttgcttgagggtacactcgggcacacaattctatcttatttttcttccccttgttttgttaaagtttttatagttcatatattttaatgctactgttcttaaaatactttatttttccttgtttcctttcctcactgggatattatccctgttggagcccatgggcttatggcatcatgctttttcaactagggttgtagcttagcaagtaataataataatataaactaataTAAACGCTTGCAAATGTTTATATTCATTGTTGATAATCAAGAAGAATTACAGTGGATATTCTGATGTGTTAATTTCATTTTATCGATAAATTTTGATTAATGATCTTTTTGGAGCCTGATCCCAAAGCCTTGGAAGTTTCccctttatgctctctctctctctctctctctctctctctctctctctctctctctctctctctctcacacacacacacacacacacacacacacacacaaggcgtGATAATTTTTCAAcacaaaagaaaacaataattgGAAAGAATAAATTAGATACTGATtatctggcagagagagagagagagagagagagagagagagagagagagagagagagagagagagagagaataatcaataaGCAGTACTGTATTCAAGATTGTGTCTAAAGGACTTTTccaagaaataagaaattaataattatcgaaaattaaaattattttcaattctaTTAGGCCTGACTAGAAaaggatttatctctctctctctctctctctctctctttatatatatatatatatatatatatatatatatatatacatttcctttcctcactgagctatttttccctattggagcccttggacttatagcatcttgctttccaactagggttgtagcttggctaacaataataataataataataataataataataatatatacatatgtatgaatcatatatatatacatttatatatatacagtacatataaaattatatatatatacatatatatatatatatatatatatatatatatatatgtatatatatatatatatatatatatatatgtatatatatataatatatatatatatatatatatatatatatatatatttgctccagCAATACACGAAAACTTAACGTACCCGGATTCCTGACATAACTTTAGCTACAGTCTTCCTTCCATAAAGGAGCGATTTCTCAGCCAAATGAACCGTTATGGTGCCATTTCACGATTGAAGGCCCAGGCAAAGTTTGGTTTAATAAAcgtagcgatctctctctctctctctctctctctctctctctctctctctctctctctctgtcttttcatCGGTAAGTTTTCTTTCGAAAAATTTGGGtccttcgttctctctctctctctctctctctctctctctctctctctctctgccttttcacCGGTAAGTTCTCTTTCGAAAAATTTTGGtccttcgttctctctctctctctctctctctctctctctctctctctctctctctctctctctctctgccttttcacCGGTAAGTTCACTTTCGAAAAATTTGGGtccttcgttctctctctctctctctctctctctctctctctctctctaaaatttgaGTCCTTCACACGTTCAAATTTGTTAgataattagatctctctctctctctctctctctcttattacttaTTAAAAATCgatggatggggagtttggggtaacctataggtctacctgctgtgtcatcagctgccattgcctgctCCTACCAGGTCATACCTTGAGTGAAGAGGGGTGTCAGTCGCTGATTATCAGTAAACTAgcgtacgccacccgtcaaaaatgacgattaaatatgcaagtagatatgcatacacacagattcaacccttcccaccccctccccctttcttaactacaacacggcagttgtggtttccgccTGATCACTCggggtaacccccccccctctcagcgggatatgactaccccctctcccacctatctgagggacggggaaaggcctagtagttatatgtctggtaatggcagcagtaggggactcagcattatgaagcttcatctgtggtggaaatgtgggaggttgggctgtggcaccctagcagtaccagctgaactcggctgagtccctggttaggctggaggaacatagagagtagaggtccccttttttgttttgtttcattgttggtgtcggctaccccccaaaattgggggaagtgcctttggtatatggatggatatataaggacaccccaaaatcaaaccattgttctctaatcttgggtagtgccatagcctctgtaccatggtcttccactgtcttgggttagagttctcttgcttgagggtacactcgggggcactgttctatcttatatcttatttctcttcctcttgttttgttaaagtttttatagtttataaagtgatatttattttaatgttgttgctcttcttgaaatattttattttaccttgtttcctttcctcactgagctattttccctgttggagcccctgggcttatagcatcctgcttttccaactagggttgtagcttagcaagtaataatgataataataataataataataataataaaacatctctATACCttcaaagaaactaaagaaaaaaaaatcacagttcACGCAAAGTCCCCTTTTGCATTTCGCTACAGTTtcagaacagcaaaaaaaaaaaaagaagatttaggGAGATTGAGTCGTTGTAAAAGCAACTTCAATTTCCTTGTGTCTCTTCGAGCTGTTCCACTTTCGAAGATTTCGTCTTTGCTTGTTTTACGGACGCAGCGAAAACCGGATTAAACTGgttctttacctttttttattcGGGTTAAACTGGAGGTACGTGgtagcacgcatacacacacacacacacacacacacacacacacatatatatatatatatatatatatatatatatatatatatatatatatatatatatatatatatataacaataaatgcagtcgtttatagtccactgcaggacaaattattattattattattattattattattattattattattaagagctaagctacaaccccagttggcaaagcaagatgctataagctcaagggcttcaacagggaaaaaatagcccagtgagaaatggaaataaggaaataaataaactatataagatataaatgaacaatcaaaataaaataatcttaaaacaataacatcaaaacagatatttcatacataaattattgaaaagagacttatgtcagttcaacataaaaacatttgctgcaagtttgaacttttgaagttctaccgattcaactacccgattaggaagatcattccacaacttggtcacagctggaataaaacttctagaatactgtgtagtattgagtctcatgatggagaaggcctggctattagaatcaactgcctgcctagtattacgaacaggatagaattgtccgggaagatctgaatgtaaaggatggtcagaattaggaaaaaatcttatgcaatagcttattatttagaaaaaaaaaatcatcatttaaggtttggccagttttcctcaccacgctggccagtgtggattggtgatggtgaaagattttTGTCTAGTCGCTCattgcaaaccaacctagaatgggtggccctgactagtacagctttactgatcatggcgatatgcaaacccttttaccatgttaaggtatccccactcaggaagggatatatatatatatatatatatatatatatatatatataaaccatatatttttgttacattaatgtcttgtctttgtgtgattgcgcctggggctctgatcccgaggtcgttaagagaatccagacattaatgtagcaaaaatatatggcttatttgaatatgaaaaacacgtctaaatgtgcaaaaatgtatcatatatatatatatatatatatatatattatatatatattatatatatatatatatatatatatatatatatatatatatatatatatatatatatcatgtgtcagctttcgtgatttctatatatatatatatatatatatatatatatatatatatatatatgtatataaatatgtatatatatatgtatatatagcctatatatatgtaagtacacacacacacacatatatatatatatatatatatatatatatatatgtgtgtgtgtgtgtgtgtgtgtgcgtcggcaatcatatatttgtaaataattatcAACAAAATTGATTAACATTTAGGCCTACCACACTAAGCCTTTCTATGGCAAAATGTTCAATGGAATAAAACTACAAGACTTTATTACTCATAATAAACAATAAACACATAAATCATCAATACACGACGAATAAACATAAAAATCCAATAAAGCTATCTGCCCTCATGTAAAATAAAGATACTAATGGCAACTCGTCTgtcgtaaaatgaaaataaacacattaaTGGCAACTCAATCGATATATATTTCGGAAACAAACGACCACTCTAGTCCTATAATATTGACGATAGaatcgaattgagagagagagagagagagagagagagagagagagagagagagagtgagtttgttcGAACTGAAAGCTTTAAACGGTTCTAAAGCTTTAAACGTGCATGAAATGATTTAAAATATCTTTGAATACCAACAACTTCTcaaaattataagtaaaataatgttttaataacaTTGACCATTTTACAATACGAATTCCTGTTATGGTATAATATATGAGATAGAAACGTGGTCTAATAAACAGTAgattatataaatagtaataaaaaaaaaaggcaatgaacAAAAGAGATTTTAACTGTTTTGTTAACGTTAATGGTAACACTCACCCTTTACGTCTTCTTCTCAGCCTTCTTCTGCAGTCCTGTCGTTTGCTTGAGGTCATGCAATCCCCTTCCATTGAACTTTGACCTTCTATATTGCAATGCGTTCAATTGAACAGCAATGTTCTAGGTCGTGTTCAGTTTTAATCTTCCTGAAATCATTATCACCAAGACCGTATGGTACTATGGCCGTGACCAACACaacctatggtactatgcctatcaccaacacaacCTATGGTATTATACCTATCACCAACATAtcatatggtactatgcctatctccaacacaccctatggtactatgcctatcaccaacacacccaatggtactatgcctatcaccaacacaccatgtggtactatgcctatcaccaacataCCCCATGGTACtaatggtactatgcctatcaccaacataCCCCATGGTACtaatggtactatgcctatcaccaacacaccctatggtactatgcctatcaccaacactcCATATGGTACTATGGGTATCACCAACACaacctatggtactatgcctatcaccaacacaccctatggtactatgcctatcaccaacactcCATATGGTACTATGGCTATCACCAACACaacctatggtactatgcctatcaccaacacaccctatggtactatgcctatcaccaacacaccatgtggtactatgcctatcaccaacataCCCCATGGTACtaatggtactatgcctatcaccaacataCCCCATGGTACtaatggtactatgcctatcaccaacacaccctatggtactatgcctatcaccaacactccctatggtactatgcctatcaccaacacaaaccctatggtactatgcctatcaccaaccctccctatggtactatgcctatcaccaaccctccctatggtactatgcctatcaccaacacaacACATGgcactatgcctatcaccaacacaacatatggtactatgcctatcaccaacacaacctattgtactatgcctatcaccaacacaacctatggtactatgcctatcaccaacacaccctatagtactatgcctatcaccaacacaacctatggtactatgcctatcaccaacacaacctatagtactatgcctatcaccaacacaccctatggtactatacctatcaccaacaaaccctatggtactatgcctatcaccaacactccatatggtactatgcctatcaccaacacaacCTATGGTACCATGCCTATCACCCACACAACCTATTGTATTATACCTATCACCAACATAACCTTAGtttactatgcctatcaccaacacaatCTATGgcactatgcctatcaccaacacaccatGTGGTACTATGTTCACTTCATTCCGTCCGCCATATTGGAACTTGACTTGGAAGTTGGAGAGCACATGTTTCACTAATCACAAAACGTCATTAAAAACTATTTTCAATTAACTTTTCTTCAATTGAAACATCACTGTTAATCGATGCCATGTTTACGGTGAGTAATTAGCAGTAATTAGCGATGCACACTGAAATAATCACTAAATAATCGTTAAAATAATCGCGAAAACGAGTTTTAAATCCGGCGGGAATATCAAGTGACGTTGAACTGAGCGGGAGGATGGGATGAGGGGGAGGCTTCGCCGATGCTGATTGGGTTGATAACTGAGGCAATGCGTGGCTGTGATTGGTTGAATTTAGTTGATTTTGATTGGCTGATAATGGATGCACGGTCGAGTTTTGCGCGGTTGTGATTGGTTAGAAAAGGCTATCTCTCTTAGCACATTAGTTTTGAAATTACTGGTGACATAACTccggattaatattattattattattattctctgtttattattatttctattaattatattattattaactagttTAATACATTTGCTAGAGGTTAAGTCAATATAAATAAAGTACTAAATTGGTTCTGTAGAAACTTCTCTTAGTGAAGAAATGAATTGATTGATTTTTAAACCTTCTGGCATCCtgaatatactgtattatacatcaATAGTGTTTTATATTGaaaaggttgtatatatatatatatatataatatatatatatatatatatatatatatatatatatatatatatatatatgtgtgtgtgtgtgtgtgtgtgtgtgtgtgtgtggtgtgtgtgtgtaagaaaagggATAAGGACATGttcaggacataaaatgagaatgacagacattatatagacattaagaatgacagaatgggtccctaggaagagaagacaatggcttGACGAACTAAAATCATTTTGCTGGTATAAacagtcatagaaagaccataaagatatGCAAGTGGaaaacatatctgaggcttttgtcctgcattggactagcaacgcCAATGATGACGATATAATAGACTggagtttcgagtcccgctcaaacctgttAGTTCCTCTGgcgtcagcaaccttaccatccttatgagctaaggctaGGGTGTCGGGGAGCctgtaggcctacctgctgagtcatcagcagccattgcctactaCTCCCCGGTCCTAACGTGGGTGAAGATGTATTTGATGCTAATTAAAcgtaatatggtcggtctctagggcactgccattcataagaggcctttaacctttaaacatgaAACTTGCAAAAGGAATATGGTATAAGCCAGTAAAAGATTAAATTGCTTAGGTTTGCAAATCGAGACTAAAGCAATTCCTTCATTGCAAAATAACCTTTTTGGCTGAAATTTGATACTATGAATTTGCTATTCAAATAGCAAGAGGGGAGAAATTCATTTCTCTTGTTTACCGGTGCTTCAATGAATAATTTTATTCACGactttctgtttttattattattattattattattattattattattattattattattatcacttgctaagctacaaccatagttggaaaagccagatgctataagcccaagggctccaacagggaaaaataggccaatgatttattattattattattattattattattattattattattattattactttctaagctataaccctagttggaaaagtaggataatatagacccaagggctccaacagggaaaaatagcccagtgaggaaagaaaataaataaacgatataagcaaTAATGAACAGTTATAATGAAatcaaattaaaggtttaaaggtcactcatgatcaacgcccaaagtaggatcagggagggccgggcaatggcagctgatgactcaggagatagacctataggctcttccaaacgtccatccttaactaacaaggatggtgaggttacagacaccacaagaaactagcAAGCTTAACCTCAGTCCGGcatagtaggaaacatttccgagctagaagggcaccctgagagtcagtgcaaatgtggccactttcctcttggtaaggatagagtagaagagactctttagctatggtcagcagctcttctaggaggacacaccaaaatcaaaccatcgttctgtagtgttgggtagtgccatagcctctaccatggtcttccactgtcttgagttagagttctcttgcttgaggtacactctggcactattctatcctatctgtcttcctcttgttttgttaaagtttgtatagtttacataggagatatttatattaatgttgttattcttcttgagatattttatttttcctttgtttcctttcctcactgggctattttccctgttggagcccctggacttatagcattctgctttttcaactagggttgtagcttagcaagtaataataataataataataataataataataataatgatataggctTGTAGCTTTTCTAGACGCAAAAACTGTGTAAACTTTATTTCAAAGAGATTTCAGTTGGTTGTTAATCCTATTTAAGTAATTGAGAATAGTAATTCAAGTAATTAAGGACagttctacttgctgagtcatcagcagccattacctggccctccctggtcctagcttgggtagagagagcttgggcgctgctagctagggcatcgtcactgtcTATTGtctgcattcatgagtggcctttagggcCGGGAGCAcattagcgactctgtggcgccacaaagccacagcatcgtgtggcggggatgtggtctcccataggtttccattgttttcaagttttgccgcgcaaactagcgactgtggctctctgtcgctcatccccgccacaggcgtggcgtgtctttgaaaacaatggaaacctatgggagagcacatccccgccacacgatgctgtggctttgtggcgccacagagtcgctagtgtgctcccggcctaaacctCTAAGCATGTTTTCTGTCTGGCTCTTACTATTGTCGAGACACAAGAAGAGGAATCAATGGTCCCAACCAATTTCTATGGGCAATAAATGACTTACTTATGGCCCATAAATAGAGGAACgccgtctaagagagagagagagagagagagagagagagagagagagagagtatgtgtgtacgCCGtccttagaggagagagagagagagagagagagagagagagagagagagagagagagagtatgtgtgtgtgtgtgtgtgtgtgtagcagaggtaagggacatgcCAATgtaatagagactgaccatatatacacatgattaccccctctccaccaagctaagaccaatgagggccaggcaatggctgctggtgagtcagcaggcagacctattggCTCTCCAAAAATCCTtcatcctttgttcacaaggagggtgaggttgcagaaaccacaAGAAACTATCATTGAAACTAAGGATATCATAACACGCTGCCTATAAAACTGGTAAGATACAAGGAGCTCCAATACAAAATAAGCCATTATTAACGTTAATACATTAAGAGAGTTTaagttattatcaaaactatttctCTCTTCAATACTACAGCAATGATACAATTACTGTAATATTAACTGATAGTCCTGATTAATAATGGGTCTAGTTTAAAAGTTCTCTTAAACCACGTGTTCTTGAAATGCTGATATGTTCATATCTaagttatttatattatcaaaCATCCTAATCAAAGTGTTATATAATT
This Palaemon carinicauda isolate YSFRI2023 unplaced genomic scaffold, ASM3689809v2 scaffold1457, whole genome shotgun sequence DNA region includes the following protein-coding sequences:
- the LOC137635594 gene encoding uncharacterized protein; this translates as MRSIEQQCSRSCSVLIFLKSLSPRPYGTMAVTNTTYGTMPITNTTYGIIPITNISYGTMPISNTPYGTMPITNTPNGTMPITNTPCGTMPITNIPHGTNGTMPITNIPHGTNGTMPITNTPYGTMPITNTPYGTMGITNTTYGTMPITNTPYGTMPITNTPYGTMAITNTTYGTMPITNTPYGTMPITNTPCGTMPITNIPHGTNGTMPITNIPHGTNGTMPITNTPYGTMPITNTPYVYYAYHQHNLWHYAYHQHTMWYYVHFIPSAILELDLEVGEHMFH